Proteins from a genomic interval of Plasmodium relictum strain SGS1 genome assembly, contig: PRELSG_00_v1_114, whole genome shotgun sequence:
- a CDS encoding fam-h protein: MRRRSNFIWNICVNSGYYSYIGEDCIVKDMSASKIYNKKEKKYTLNFFIFTFLIWILQCSNNWNSCRSWNHESDLKNVLNLGDKRSLAENKGIIKQRSEGLKLYEEQDIIEVNLDLENKQIGIGENIDAKQENEQEEKGENKKLKLKESILEKCKNNFKLVLLSILFILSFISLIFILIDYFDLDLQRFLWVIRSSKISILILSFLTLYEQIKKKRNNKS; the protein is encoded by the exons atgagaaggAGAAGTAATTTTATCTGGAACATTTGTGTAAATTCTGGGTACTATTCCTATATAGGTGAAGATTGTATTGTTAAAGATATGTCAgcttcaaaaatatacaataaaaaagagaaaaaatatacattaaatttttttatatttacctTTTTAATTTGGATACTACAGTGTTCTAATAAT TGGAATTCTTGCAGATCATGGAATCACGAAAGTGACTTAAAAAATGTGCTAAATTTAGGAGATAAAAGATCATTAGCGGAAAATAAGGgtataataaaacaaagaAGCGAAGGATTAAAATTATACGAAGAACAAGATATAATAGAGGTAAATTTAGACTTAGAGAATAAACAAATTGGAATAGGGGAAAATATAGATGCAAAACAAGAAAATGAACAAGAGGAAAAAggggaaaataaaaaattaaaattaaaagaaagtatTTTGGAAAagtgtaaaaataatttcaaacTAGTTCTTTTATCTATTCTTTTTATCCTATCTTTTATTTcacttatatttattttaattgatTATTTTGATCTTGATTTGCAAAGGTTTTTGTGGGTTATTAGATCTTCTAAAATATCTATTTTAATACTTTCATTCCTTACATTGTACgagcaaataaaaaaaaaacgtaATAATAAATCTTAA